A region of the Channa argus isolate prfri chromosome 14, Channa argus male v1.0, whole genome shotgun sequence genome:
TGGTCAGAGTGGAAGTTAGCCAGATGTCTCCATCTGGTGGAGAGCTGGGAGCTGATGGCTGTCATCTTATTCGTAAAGAAATCTACAGATTTGTCAGCAGTGAGGGATGTGGATGGGGGAAGTGGGGGGTAGaggagtgatttaaaagtgcagAACAGCTTCTGGATGTCAGTGGTGATGCTAAAATTGTCATAGTAATATTCACTTTTTGCCTCAGTGATGCTTTGACAGTAAGACACAAGCAGGTTCAGATATTCAGCAAGAGCAGATGGGCTCTTGAACTtgtgccacttcctctcagctcTCCTGAGCATGGTGGATTATTCCCAGATAAGATCAGCAGGCAATGGATTAGAACCTGAGGGATGAACAGAACTGGAAGAGAAAGGGGCAGAGACTATCCAAACAGGTTGAAAGTGTGGTGCAGAAGCTGCCAGAGGCTGTATCTGTATCCACAGGTCTCTGTAAGTGCCTGTAAGTTCTGAAAAGTTGACCGTGTAGCGAAAGCACGAATGAAGTTAGACTTGATGATTTCAGACTTACagtttaaaagagaaaaagaggtgaTGGTGGCAGCACACGACAAGAACAGACTAAGTCAGCAGACCAAGAGCAATGACAGAAAATTACAGTAGCTACGTCTGAAACTAGTTTTAAACAGCACTTACTTGTTCAGTGTATCTCCTGTCATGGCCAGATGCTGTAATATTTACCAGAAGTACATCAAGACGCAGTATTTAAAAGGTAAATGCAGAATTGTTTAGCACCTTTGCAATACCTATTTTCACTATTTATAAGCTACCATAAATGGTGttgtgtgtattaaaatgtctgtaattGCTGAATCCTTAATAGCACACTATTACCAAAACCCTGAAAGCAATGACTTCAAATTGACTGCTGTGGTGTACAGAGGCCAAAGACCAAAAAAACTCTTCTTCTATAATtcttcaaaataatatttatgaacCTAATAGTATATACTTGTTTAATGTCATCCAAAGGTAGAGTGTAGTATCTGCATTTTGGGGGGTTGTGGGTCAGGTCAGTGGCCATAGTTTGTAAAGAATTTGCAATTACATAGCGTGGACATGGAGCTTGCCTACAcccacctggagcaactaacTTGGTGTTCGGTGTGTGGatcaataacatttatttaatatgataTTAAATATGATATTTAATTTTGGACAGTAGAAGCTGGGAATAAAAGCACCAACCCTGCTATTGCTGGATGGCTCGTACCTGCGAGTTGCACAGTTATTCATGAATGTTTCTTCCTAAGGAAATGTCTAgcatttattacttttgtcactttttagtTGGATAGGGTGCATGTTTTTAAGTGATGTGGGAGTGGGTGTAGTGGAATGTAAAGTCTcttggagaaaacaaaaagcaactgtgtggttgttttttcaACTTGGTTTTAAAGGGAATCTCGGTGGACCTGAAAAATTTCCTGCCCTGTCCTGATATGGATGcgtgttgtgtgttgtgtttgttccAAGTGTGGATATGCAGCAGTGAGTGGATAGcacatttttatatgaaaaattgATGAGTATTTATTAACACactgtatattatttttatcCCGTCTCAGGTGGAACCTAATCCAAAGCGCCTCAGTGCTGTTGAGAGGCTTGAAGCTGACAAAGCCAAGTATGTGAAGAGTCAAGAAGTTATTAATGCCAAACAGGAACCAATCAAACCACCTGTGCTGGCCAAGCCTCCTGTTGCCCACCCCCTGTTGTCAAAAAGAGGCTCTGCAATTGGTGGAGGAAACGGAGGTGTTGTACCTTTTAAAGCATCCAACAACAATGCCAAGTCAGACCCATGTGCTAAGAGCAGCACCAGCACCAAATGGGAGAATTTAAACCTGGAGATATTAAAAAATCTTCTAAACTCATCATCTTCTTCGGGAGCAGGATCTAAAGGACTAGGAGGAGGGGCTAAGAGTGCTGTGCTGATGAGGTCATCAGGGGGAATGGCCAGGAGTTGGACACCATCTGGGTAAATACCTATGTATTgtgtaatttactttaaaaatattcacactAAACTACACTACAAAGACACTGCCTTCTAAAAGATACAGATTCAGCAgtgtagcaacacaaacacacagggaagAGAGTGAAGGTGAATGAACACAAGTACTTTGTGTTAATTTACTTACTTTTGTAGAGCAAATAAAGCAGCATTTAAAATCCTATTAATGAAACGTTGCACTAAACAGATTAAACTCATTCATGACAATGTAATGCAAACTTGTACTAGTTAAAATTTACACACTTGCAGCTGGTAAATGGCTACTGGGAGCTAttggcaacttttttttttctaacaaggTATGAAACTAAATACATCTGTATTTGAATTTTTGGTCATATCGCGCAGGCCTCTGGTGATGGAGTGCCGCTGACATCCTTGTCCTCTCAACAGGTTGTCTCATCACTGCAGAGTACTTCTAACCATCTATCATAATAACTGACCATTGTGTTCTTTGTCTCCTTCGTGAATAGGGACTTTTTTTCCTATCAATAATTTGGCTAGATGGTCATGTCTAGGGAGAGTCCCAACAGCTAGACTGCCATCCTGTGCACACTTTGAGCTTTAGAAATCGATTTTTACCCTTGCTTTAATGTATTTCTCACTACAAAATGTGGCcaagacagaaaacagttttGACTTCAACAGTCAAGTTATATTTTGCTATTCAGGAGTAAGCTTTAGTTAGAAATGTATGTTGACACATTGAAATAACAGCCTAATAAAGCACTTGAATGTCCACACCTATTTTTCAGGAGCGATTTTAACCACATACTGGTGGTCATGGTTCAAAAGTATTAAGTTTTAAAGAATCTTATTGATTCCATAGGTAAATTGTGCCTTGTTACAGCTTCTCGACACAGGAAAAgtaggaaagaaagaaaaagcacctCAACCAAACCAAAGAGAAAccacataaacaaatacaaactactgtaataaaaataaaaacataaagataaataaggtaaatattaatttaattttaaataaagtaaataacagTTTGTCCATTTAGACTTCCCAGGCACAATGTTTTCCATCCTACAGCCAGCCTCTCCAGCTGCAGGGTCAGGTTAAAGATGTGCGGAAGGATGCCACATTACTGTGGAGCACAGGCTTTCAGTACCCTGGGGCTGAATCTTTCAGGACTCCAGCCTTTTTGCAGTGAAACCTGCATAGCTCCTTTCtcacctgctctgctgagatgGCCATTGCTGCAGCGACAGGAGTGGTGTCTGAATCATGCAGGAGCAAGATGTGGGCACCTGTGGTGAAGCTCCTTTGGGGGTGGATATGAGGCCCAAAATCAAATCTATTGAAAAGGGTGTTAAACTCATTAGCCCTCTCTACACTCGTCCTAGGCCTCTCTAGTACTGTACCATTTATCTTCTCTGTTCAAAATGTTCATCCTCAACCtcagtgtcctttgtccttcagatAGAGGTATACTGATTCCTCTCCTTAGGTGTTGCTCCTGTATAGGGGCTGCTTGGTTTCTCCAATATAGAACTCTTCACTCTTGACTGTGTTAAACCCAATATACCATATTATTCCTTTTTGGTATTTTGATGTCCAGGCCTTTGAGTGAAAGTTCCCTGTCTCAGTGTAAAAGTGGGTCTCAAGTGAGCAGGTATGAGTTATTTTATGAATTTGTAAAGCTGAAACACCCGGGCCAGTGAAAGCTGCCATTCCttcttaatttaaaatctaCACAACCCACTGTGTGAGACGGAGACAAAGGAAACCCAGCAATTCTGCAGGGAAAAGTTGAAGAAAGCTGAACTTTCTGCAGATGTGCTGCGATGGCATTCAGTGGCAGCGGTGCGAGAGCTCCTTGGTGGCACTTTGATTCCAGCACAAACCAGACAAAGCTAAAGGTTTATGTTCTGACATGACTGAATGTTAAATCAAATCAGCGGATAAGCTGTTTCATGTGTGCTTGTAAAAACAGATTGTTGACATGGTTTGTGTGTCTGCCGGTGGTAACATTgacaagaaaaatgacaaatgatccAGATTGGCCCACCTTTTTTTCATACTTTCTAAATCAGCTCCTATCTCACAATAGATTTGTCTTTCTATTTTATTCTGCTGCattacatgtttttatctttcttcTTCTAGGTTGCCATTAACCTACCGATCTACGATGACACTTAATGAGCAACCACCAGACTCAGCTCCCAGCCCAAGTACCTCACATTCCCTGAGGTCTTTCTCCCATTCCCTGAAGGTCCCTCCAATTAATAGTGGGGGGCGTCGCAGTCCACAACATGGAGGAAATCTCAACCTTAGCAGACAAGTCATGGATGAGAGGGGAGGTGAAGGAAGAGTGATGGATCGCTCTCGCTCCCCCCTACCACCTCTGCTCACCTCTCAATCTTCATCTGACCTCTTGAGACTGTGCAATGGCAAGCCACTTCGGACTGCCAGATCCAGCAGCTCTTCAGCTCCACCCCTCCCTCCAAAACCAAAccctgcctccctccctcctccagcACTTTCCTTGTCACTGCCTCGCCCCTTTACAACTTCGTCCCCCTTGTCCTGTGACAACACTACCCCTCTGTCACTGccttgtgactttggtgaaccTTCCAATACTTTATCTGATCCCACCCTGGAGCTTGAGCTTGGGTCATCTGTGGCTCGTCGCTCCTCGTTACACAGATCCAAGTCAGACCTGTCCGATCGATATGCCCGGGCTGGAGCTGATATGGAACGATTTTTTAACTACTGTGGCCTCGACCCTGAGGAGCTCGAAACAGTTGGTCCAGAAAATTTTGCAAGAGCCAACTCAGACATTGTCAGCCTGAATTTCAGATCAGCATCTATGATCTCCTCTGACTGTGACCAGTCACGGCGATCATCCAACGATGGGCTTTCAGAtggggatgaggatgaggacgaGGAAGCCGGGGAGCGTGTTCCATATGGCATCTCAGCTGTAGAGCGAAATGCAAGAGTCATTAAGTGGCTGTACAGCATCAAACAGGcaagagagacacaaaaagtTTCTCATGTTTAGGAGAAAGACAACAAACTGCCCCGTCATTCAGAATTGATAGACTGATAGAATTTGTCACAGGCTTATAGACTGAAATCTTGGGGCCCAACTGAGAATTTTTCATAACAAAtacatggatgaatgaatggatggataagAAAGTCTGAGAGATTAAACAAAAACTTGGTGAAAGAACTTTgtgtttagaaataaatgagaTGAAAGACTCTAATCCACCTATTCcagaaacaaatgcacatgGAACATTAATGAACTGTTTCTCTATTGTATAAACAGATAAAGTGTCAGTTTGCTTGAACAACAGGAACAAATGCGAAATGCATGACTGTCCATGAACCCATACATTAACAGACCACTACAAATGATTATAAAATATTCTCTAAGAGGACATTTTGGCTTgtgaaactttttattttgagtAACTTCACATTAAGGTGTTGCCTGGAGTAGCTTGTGTCAAACCCCTAAAtaatcaaacaaaatatataatttattaatatattagcAGTCAACAGTCAACTTTGTCAAAGTGTTAATCCACATTAAAAGTGAGACCTAAGCAGTACACACGTACTATGAAGAATTGTCTGTTCAATCCACAATAGCTCCAATTTCTGTTTGCGGAACAACTGTCCTGTCAGCAGCTCCTGAATAACTTCGAGGACATAACCCCCTTACACTGTATTCACCAGGCAGAAGAAATAAGGACTtatcaaatgaaaacaaatacatacaggAATAAATCAgcaatgattttatttgtttatttatttttttcttggcagTAACAAAGCGGGCAAAGGAAATCTGCCACCAGTAAAACCTGCGGGGCCATGATTATACTGGGATCCTTTATAATAAGTTTATCATAGACACAGCAGTAGAATTATGGAATTTTAACAGCTTTCTGTAATTGAAAatcattcctttatttttgctctacctgaaaaaaacatttgggtttgaaatcaaaagatgaatatgagacaagagatcaagattccaggtatttacatctggatctgatactgaacttagaagatagcacctgttgtttgaacccacccatttttcatgtgagtaGAAGTATTGGaaaatgtgactgacaggtgtgttttgttgcccaGATGTGTCCTATGACattgattattcaaacaatataTACCACTGAACGTCTAAACTCAGTTTCAAATTTGAGTTTTGCCTGTTTAGACTGTTTTAGTAGTTAAGAGGtgtaaccaacatgaaaaccagagagctgtctaaaggtgaaaaacaagaaattgtGACGCGAGAAGCAAGATTGTGTAGGAAGAAGAACAGAAAGGCCACGCTGGGATTTGCCAAAAAGGATGGATATGAGCCTCAGAAATccaaggacaaagacaaaaacttgAACCCTATAAGAGCGTGGATTTTACCAgctaaagaggagactgaagggagTAACCCCCGCAATGGGTCACGGGCTTAAAGCCGTTACTGCAAGCAAAAGACttgcaactaaatattaagtcatatttattttgagTCTATCTGTTCCAATACTCTTTCccacatgaaaaatgggtgggttcaaacatAAGGTGCTGTCTTGTAGATTTTTTAAtggatccagatgtaaataccggcatataaaagctgaaatgatgATCTCGTCTcaaattcatctttttttgtcaaactgaaatgtcgaattggcctcactgttccaatacttttggaggggagtgtagATTGGCCTTTGATCCAACAAAATTATTCAATTTATCTTTGACTTTGCCAAGCAAACTAGTACAGACTTTTTTTATCAACTATATATTTGTGGATTATTTGGTCAagatttggtttatttttggtttgttcaTTCTCCCACTCTGGGACAAGCTCATAAGGTACTTAAGGTTTTCACAGTTGTTGTGTCAAAAATAAGATTCATGATCTTACTTCCCAGATGGTCTGGTCATAATTAAAACGGAAAGCAATAGCCTACTTTACTAATaggaaaaaagtacaataaaacaTGTACTCTATAATCCAGCAAGAGGGCGGAGTTTGTAAATGCAGCACACATTTCTACAGTGATTTAATTACAAAACCAATATTGATTTTGATATTTATACTGAAACGATGCCCCTAATATAGCTATGGCAACTGCTCCCATAGCTTTGATGTAATCTGAAACTCGCTACTAGTTGGACAGAGCAAAACAGGACATCTGCTAATCCTCCAAATTGTATGCTTTTAGTTTTGGACCAGAGCCACCACTGACTTTATTATTTCCACTTCTGCTTTTCGTGCCATAACAAGTCAAAATGTCCACTTTGAGAAATACCAGTTGTGTTGATGtctgtattgaaaaaaaaaaaaaaaagatgatgaaaaagcaaatgaatgaaaatgtctaAATCAGCAAAATGGATGTTAACCTGTCAAAAACTATAAATCAGTTAGGAAAGTCAAATATCCTAGTACACTTCTTGACCGTGATGATGTCCGCTCAGTGACACTATTCAATAATTACTACGGGTGACTGTCAAACAAACAATTGATCAATTCAGCACCAGTGCAATGGGTCACAAAGACTAAATCAGATATTGAAGTATCAAGCTGTTTCCTGGACAGCACAACATTTTTAAGTAGGGTTTCACAAAGCCGAAAACTAAGTTGAACAAGTTATTGTCACTGCTGCAGGAAGGTTCTGCAATATATGATGATCGACTGATAAACCAAGGAAACCTGTATTTGACTTTGATTTGGACAGATACTCACTTActctaaaatatttctcaacCCTGCTTATCAGAGTTATCCAGACAGCATTAAGGTTCACTATAATATTATTACAAAGTTTAAaccattttgacatttattatGTATAAATGGTACATTTGTCATCATATCaaccaacaaaacatttcactggAATGTTTTAATGTCTATTAAGAGGGTTATTCAGAGGCACTCATTTATAATTCAAAAAATGCATGTAATTtggagtttttttaaatagtcaaATGTCCAAAATAATGAATAAGGCATAATGAATCACTACTGGTGCTGTCTCAGGATGATTTCACATGACATGGATGgattttcacctttttgtttcagtttggtttagtccagtgtgattgttCTGTTTATGCTTATCTGAGAGTGTCAACAGCTGTTAGGTTTTATTCCACTGGGAATGTTGGAGCTATCTATCCGGTGAAGTCTAGTGCTTCACACAGAACATGCTAATAAGGGTTAGTGATTGCATTTCAAATTTATAGTTGCAATTTTAGAGTGGAGCTTTTAAATTGCAGGGGTTGCTGTTGCATTATTTATCTTGAAGAATTGTTAAGCTGGCTCTAAAAATTCTAAATTGAAAGTGTTAATCAGCGAGTAAAAAATACTGGGTATCCTACAACTAGATAAAGGGAACAAATGTAACAAAGGATCAATGCAGGGTAAATTTGGCTACAATCACATAATGCACGCTAGCACAGTAAACCACTGCAAAAAGACTGTCTACTAAATGATGAGCgtatattatactgtaaatggaaATTATAAATGCAGCAGAGGACAGTCCCTATGCATATTTACATATCTGTACCTGTGTCAAGCAACAACACTACTTAATACCAATATGCATTGGTTTTTGGCTGTAAAAGGTATTTTAAAGGTTTATGTTTACGTTTGGTCATTTGTTGTACGCTTTCATTCAAAGCGGCTTACAAGGCAGCAGAAAGGTAGCAATCTTCGTTATGGAGAATAGCGGCTTCCTTCCTGTAACTGTCATGTACACTATTTTTGTTCAATGTTCTCCTGATGGTGGACTCATGAACACTAATATTAGCTACTATAAGAGCCTAATAGATGTTACCCTAAGGGTCCTTTTAACCTCCCAGTCATACACCTTCCTTTTGGTGTGATCTTTGTCGGTCAGCCACGCCTGGGGAGAGTAAAAGTGGTTTGAATGTTCTTCAGTTGTACGAAATCTGTCTGATTCAAGTTGTGGAGCCCAAAACTCTTTTTAAATTACCAAGTACCAAGTCAAACAAATTCTAAGATTTTAAGAAATCCCGTCTGTTCGAGCCATGACACACTTCTACAAGAACAGACTTTGATAGTGAAGAGCATTTTTCGCATGAGGAAGGAACTCCCATACTCACACACATCCCACTGATGAAAAAACTTGACTAAATTCTACTTTTGCCTCAAATGATTTGATAAATGAGAGGTTCACATACTTTAGCTCACAgagatatttaaaattatatattttttcacaataagTAAATTAATAAGTGTTATGTTTATCTGGTTTCTTTTATTGGTTTCCCTTTAGCTAGAGTTCTGTGGaaatctttatctttaaaatttcaaaatgtcttaCAAACTTTAAAGCACTACTGTAAATAAAGGGGGGTTTTAGTAAAGAGGAACAAATTATCAGTAAGTTTTACTTGTAACTTTAAAGTACCTTTGATTAAAAGAGGAATATGTCTTTTATGGAAAACAACAATCCAACAGTGTGAGTACACTGTTAAGAAATACATCCTGGTGACTTGCGGAACAAAACCTAATGGTGCATTTCGAGGTTTGGGATATATAACGAGTGAACCAGTTCTAATCAGTCAGTGTTTTGCGTGTGGGACAAAAGGGCAGGTGTAAAGACAATGAGCTATTTTAACAAGGGCAGATAGTTTAGACAACTGGTTTAGAGCATCTTCAGAACTACAAGGTTCACAGAAAGTAAGTAGTAGCTAATGCCAGACCATGTAATCGTATCCCTGATCTAACAGATCAGAAAAGCAAATCATTGTGAGTGAACATTGCCTCCATTTCCAAATCAATATCAGTAAAAGTCTTTATGTGTGAAAGTATGCAGAGAGATGGCTGTGATATTCATCACTTTTCTTTCCACATATAGTCTATAGTTAATTTTACAGCAGGGCTACTGTGTTACATCAAAGAACACTGTAAACTGCTTTCATCAAcaacctgtttttgtttcagtcttaACCCTCAAAGTCAGTCACAGGAAGTCACCTGTTGCTCTGTTGGTGCTGAAAACTTGGAACCTGGACCTTCACACCACTCAAACCTATATGAACAAATAGGGCCTTGTTATTCTTGTTTAACAAACTATATTAATTCAGGTACAGTCAGTTTGAGAGGCTATTGTGATTAGTTCATCTTAGGTGTAAATGATTCAGTTTATATTGaaaattgttgggttttttttgcattatgaATTTCATTTGGCTTTTTACACAAAAAGGTACACAAAATACTACGCCATGTTAAAACATTCAATTCCATTGagttcaattaaactttatttatacagcgccaattcacaataaagtcatctaaaggcactttacagaataaagtctataaaaaaatatagaggaaacacaacaattgcccctggagcaagcccttGGCAAAAGtgtagaggaaaaactccctttaacagaagaaaccttcaccaggctcagggtgggcggccatctgccttgaccggttggggtgagtggaaagaggagagagagaaatgaaaagagcgacaaaaagcaacataaaaacatcgggcaggttggtaggaccagtagctggacactggaaaacacacagctccaaagccaggggacacctgcagaaagggacagagagagtgggacagagggggagaaggaCAACTccgggagaaagaagacacaaagttaatgtcatacagtggtgacaaataaatgtggggtgagatgAGAGAGGGAAGGAGCTTAGTGCATCAGGGGGTTGGTCCCAAAGCAGCAGCCTGGTCTCAAAAGTAAAGAGGGTGTGTGCTTCAGAAGCAAAGCCTGTGCTGTTAGCTATACCTTCATTACAGAACCTTAAGTCCCTAAAGTTGTACAATTTTTCCCACCTTGCTCCCAGCCATGATTGCCTTGTAGTGGTCAATTACACTGAAACATTGgttctgcattgtttttattcctcCTGCCCATACTTATTGTAGTCTTAGGTTATCAGTTTTTACTGCTTGGGGGAGCTCAGCGAGAAACTGAACCCCGACTTAGCTGCTTCCGGTGAGTGTAGGTCGGCTGCATAGCACCTCTTTTATCGGTGTGTAAGAGcgtgtgattatgagtgtgaatgggtgaatgagaagctgtgTAACACACTCCTGAGTACcgataaggtagaaaagcagagcatttattatttactgtgatGCCAAACccatatttcatttcaaaatgcttcCTAAACTTGAGCTGAAATTAGTATGTTTCAGCAGTACATAAACCAAATTATGATGGGAATGATTGTTCTGGAAGTTGTGTAtatgtttaattgtttgtttaatgATCATGTGGTATATGCAAAGGGAATTTGTACGTTTGGGAGATGCCCACTTGGCATTTGTAACTCTTACCATTGACGCCTCACATTAGCTTCAGCAGAACTACTGTGGAATTTATCCCTAACAGCATGTCTACCCAGAAGGCGTTCGATCAGTCCAGGTATCTTCATAGCCTCTGTTTGACTTTTGCTTTATGAAGAATAAAATCCCAAAGCATATTTTATCTATAAACAGAAGTAATGAAGTTTAAACTTTCATGACAAACAGTAAATGTTTCATTGAACTTCTGGGCATGTGTAATCCTATTTTCATTCCAGTCGGTTCACATTCAGCCACGCCTGTCATTGTAGAAGGTTTCAGTCTTCTTCCTAGCTAAATTGGAAGTGAAGTGAGATCAGCTGGTAGAGGGGAGACCCACTCCTTGCTCTAAGCTCAGGGCTGTACCTGTGCAACAGCTTGACCTGTCATTCTCATGTGTCTTCCCAATAAACACCCTATAGGCAACCCTGCTGCTTCTTATTGTCagcattaataaagaaaatattgtgcTGTTCTAGCTACATCCCTATGCTTCATTTTGACTTCTGTCACATggtctgtttctttgtgtgtgtgtgtgtgtctttggacTGACAGTTTTGTGGTAATTggcttgttttagtttttcttgtaTGTGTAAatt
Encoded here:
- the fam110b gene encoding protein FAM110B → MPTETLAQALPDSKGGGSATPFSSTVPLRILNKGPDYFRRQVEPNPKRLSAVERLEADKAKYVKSQEVINAKQEPIKPPVLAKPPVAHPLLSKRGSAIGGGNGGVVPFKASNNNAKSDPCAKSSTSTKWENLNLEILKNLLNSSSSSGAGSKGLGGGAKSAVLMRSSGGMARSWTPSGLPLTYRSTMTLNEQPPDSAPSPSTSHSLRSFSHSLKVPPINSGGRRSPQHGGNLNLSRQVMDERGGEGRVMDRSRSPLPPLLTSQSSSDLLRLCNGKPLRTARSSSSSAPPLPPKPNPASLPPPALSLSLPRPFTTSSPLSCDNTTPLSLPCDFGEPSNTLSDPTLELELGSSVARRSSLHRSKSDLSDRYARAGADMERFFNYCGLDPEELETVGPENFARANSDIVSLNFRSASMISSDCDQSRRSSNDGLSDGDEDEDEEAGERVPYGISAVERNARVIKWLYSIKQARETQKVSHV